In Zingiber officinale cultivar Zhangliang chromosome 3B, Zo_v1.1, whole genome shotgun sequence, a single window of DNA contains:
- the LOC122056181 gene encoding protein REVEILLE 2-like, producing MNDIHLPNKQFFVNASPSLDGIQSKELALSAKDPPIRARKPYTISKQREKWTEEEHEKFLEAIKFHGRAWRQIQEHIGTKTVIQIRSHAQKFFSKVYCESDTRKYVEIPPPRPKRKPMQPYPHKLVHACTAAIPNVKLQEKFSPTISFSDQESGSPVSVLSLVNSRALKPQNICALPLSSMVGSDSMETSPSDSENGCYSPSSSTVHHHQILPLDLETNSSTNLYKTSLGVDVHRKNYISPEKVLSEQSQATSLKLFGRTLSITNYKNAAERFEVVPNVDVSTEEKTDTDMEVQTKSFVQFFPCKSSSGVVSITAGDSVAPSVCSQIIKSNVAATHIQPKGKVQMNSKAEVIDPLPIWSSFEGSLSLTFTKQQNMMFKLDMPLRRTETPTILKGCPKIVMDDDKQSVEGQEGSGLEEVPRCTSYSLERSKNSAFSRVKAR from the exons ATGAAcgacatccatctgccaaataAGCAATTTTTTGTTAATGCAAGTCCATCTCTTGATGGCATTCAGTCTAAGGAACTGGCATTATCAGCAAAGGATCCACCGATTCGG GCGAGGAAACCTTACACGATTTCAAAGCAGCGAGAGAAGTGGACAGAAGAAGAGCATGAAAAGTTTTTAGAAGCCATTAAGTTCCATGGTCGTGCCTGGCGTCAAATACAAG AACATATTGGCACAAAAACTGTCATTCAAATCCGGAGCCATGCACAGAAGTTTTTCTCAAAG GTTTACTGTGAATCAGACACCAGAAAGTATGTTGAGATACCTCCTCCACGGCCAAAGCGAAAGCCAATGCAGCCTTACCCCCATAAGCTGGTTCATGCATGCACTGCCGCGATTCCAAATGTGAAGCTACAGGAAAAATTCTCTCCTACAATTTCATTTTCTGACCAAGAGAGTGGGTCGCCTGTGTCAGTCTTATCTTTGGTTAATTCCAGAGCCTTGAAGCCTCAAAATATATGTGCATTACCATTATCGTCTATGGTCGGATCAGACTCAATGGAAACATCACCCAGTGATTCAGAGAATGGATGTTACTCCCCATCCTCATCAACTGTTCACCACCATCAAATATTACCATTGGATCTGGAAACTAATTCTTCAACTAATCTATACAAAACTTCACTG GGTGTTGATGTGCATAGAAAGAACTACATATCTCCCGAAAAGGTTTTGTCAGAGCAATCACAGGCAACTAGTTTGAAACTCTTTGGAAGAACACTTTCCATCACCAACTACAAAAATGCAGCTGAACGTTTTGAGGTTGTGCCAAATGTTGATGTCTCTACTGAAGAGAAAACTGACACCGACATGGAGGTGCAAACTAAATCATTTGTACAATTCTTTCCCTGCAAAAGTTCGAGCGGTGTTGTGAGCATAACTGCAGGTGATAGTGTGGCACCTTCTGTGTGTTCTCAAATTATTAAATCCAATGTTGCAGCGACACATATTCAACCTAAAGGTAAAGTTCAAATGAATTCTAAAGCTGAAGTAATTGATCCACTGCCTATCTGGAGTTCTTTTGAAGGAAGCCTATCCCTCACATTCACCAAGCAACAGAACATGATGTTCAAACTAGATATGCCTCTGAGAAGGACAGAAACTCCAACCATCCTAAAAGGATGTCCTAAGATCGTCATGGATGATGACAAGCAATCTGTGGAAGGACAAGAAGGTTCAGGATTGGAGGAGGTGCCTAGATGCACCAGTTACAGTCTAGAGAGAAGCAAAAACTCAGCTTTCTCGCGTGTCAAAGCAAGATAG